The following proteins are co-located in the Ketogulonicigenium robustum genome:
- a CDS encoding glycerophosphodiester phosphodiesterase: MTEPLFIDHAHGRTWLKWHRGRRQAGDMEFDPARILQGLRAGARVEVDLVRHAGGGFAVLHDETLDRGTDGHGRVDAADAETIRRLRRRNDHGALTQTGVALLGDLCAALAAHDLPAGAQLQLDMKETSATLQDADIAAFVQAVQPVQRHMILSGGDAQAVARLSAELPDLATGYDPCHFGALERLDASGDYAGFAARALQAAGDARMIYLDYRVVLSSAVAGFDLVGAIGRPVDAYTLQRVTADTVGIAQQLMALGVAQITTDDPLALWSALQG, encoded by the coding sequence ATGACTGAGCCGCTGTTCATCGATCATGCCCATGGTCGCACATGGCTGAAGTGGCACCGTGGGCGGCGGCAGGCGGGCGATATGGAATTCGATCCCGCCCGCATCTTGCAGGGCCTGCGCGCAGGTGCGCGGGTCGAGGTTGATCTGGTGCGTCATGCGGGCGGCGGCTTTGCCGTTCTGCACGATGAGACGCTGGATCGCGGCACCGACGGACATGGCCGCGTTGATGCCGCCGATGCCGAGACGATCCGTCGCCTGCGCCGCCGCAATGATCACGGGGCTCTGACCCAAACGGGCGTGGCGCTGCTGGGGGATCTGTGTGCTGCTTTGGCCGCGCATGACCTGCCGGCGGGCGCCCAGTTGCAGCTGGATATGAAAGAAACCAGCGCGACGTTGCAGGATGCTGATATTGCGGCCTTTGTTCAGGCCGTGCAGCCGGTGCAGCGCCATATGATCCTGTCGGGGGGCGATGCGCAGGCTGTTGCGCGGCTGTCGGCAGAACTGCCTGATTTGGCGACGGGGTATGATCCGTGCCATTTCGGCGCACTGGAACGGCTGGATGCCAGCGGAGACTATGCGGGTTTTGCCGCGCGGGCGCTGCAGGCGGCAGGCGATGCGCGGATGATCTATCTGGATTACCGCGTCGTTCTTTCCAGCGCAGTTGCGGGGTTTGATCTGGTCGGCGCTATTGGCCGCCCTGTCGATGCCTATACCTTGCAGCGCGTGACAGCCGACACCGTCGGGATCGCGCAGCAGTTGATGGCACTGGGTGTCGCGCAGATTACGACTGACGACCCCCTGGCGTTATGGAGCGCCCTGCAGGGCTAA
- a CDS encoding ABC transporter ATP-binding protein, which produces MSSLTLRALEKSFGGTPVVKSVSLDVADGELVCLLGPSGSGKSTILRMIGGFEAADSGQVLIDGADMTRVPPEKRPTGMVFQSHALWSHMDVAANVAFGLRLRGLAKAAIAQKVDEVLTLVGLEGYGKRRVWQLSGGQQQRVALARSLALEPKILLLDEPFASLDQHLREHLREELRDIQQRLGITTVFVTHGQDEALALADRIVVLKDGMIEQADTPARIYRQPATRFVAGFIGTMNFVKTDFRAQHSTHPLFRTRANVGDGPATLAIRPEAMQLERGEGGRIHRVTDFGTHMLAEVGIDGCDARLKVICPPGAPWMMGDSVRPSATDVAVFHD; this is translated from the coding sequence ATGTCCAGTCTGACTTTGCGCGCATTGGAAAAATCCTTCGGCGGCACGCCCGTCGTCAAATCCGTCTCGCTTGATGTCGCCGATGGCGAGCTGGTGTGCCTGCTGGGGCCGTCGGGGTCGGGCAAGTCGACGATCTTGCGCATGATCGGCGGGTTCGAGGCTGCCGACAGCGGGCAAGTACTGATCGACGGGGCCGACATGACGCGCGTGCCGCCTGAAAAGCGCCCCACGGGTATGGTGTTTCAAAGCCACGCGCTGTGGTCGCATATGGATGTTGCCGCAAACGTTGCCTTTGGCCTGCGCTTGCGCGGTCTGGCCAAAGCCGCCATCGCCCAAAAGGTGGACGAGGTGCTGACGCTGGTGGGTTTGGAAGGCTATGGCAAGCGCCGCGTCTGGCAATTGTCTGGCGGGCAGCAGCAGCGCGTGGCCTTGGCCCGTTCGCTTGCGCTAGAGCCTAAAATTTTGCTGCTGGACGAGCCCTTTGCCAGTCTTGACCAACACCTGCGCGAGCACCTGCGCGAAGAGTTGCGTGATATCCAGCAGCGTCTGGGCATCACCACCGTCTTCGTCACCCACGGGCAGGACGAGGCGCTGGCGCTGGCAGACCGCATCGTCGTGTTGAAAGATGGGATGATCGAGCAAGCTGACACGCCCGCGCGCATCTACCGCCAACCGGCTACGCGTTTTGTTGCGGGCTTCATCGGCACGATGAACTTCGTGAAGACCGATTTCCGCGCCCAGCACTCGACCCACCCGTTGTTCCGCACCCGTGCCAATGTCGGCGATGGCCCCGCCACGCTGGCCATCCGCCCCGAGGCGATGCAGTTGGAACGGGGCGAGGGTGGGCGCATTCACCGCGTGACCGATTTCGGCACCCATATGCTGGCCGAGGTCGGCATCGACGGCTGTGACGCGCGGCTGAAAGTCATCTGCCCGCCCGGCGCGCCGTGGATGATGGGCGACAGCGTGCGCCCCTCGGCCACGGATGTGGCGGTGTTCCATGACTGA
- a CDS encoding ABC transporter permease, producing the protein MQKKFDWLGVLIAAALALVIVLPLLVVAIWAFTEVWRYPSLLPQQWGTRFWGQTLARADVWEAIWLSIRLSLTVTLLSAVICLPAAYAFARMNFPGKNIFFLSFLASHAFPKFGLLVAIAGIFLGLGLVSNFWGVVLIQLVGTLMMMIWIPVAAFQNIDRRMEEAARDAGAGPLRVFLQISLPQAAPTIFAALLLTFVGTFYETEGAWLIGAPQIRTMPVLMITFINNQIVVQYGAVLSVLLWIPSFVALLFARRLVGSSSFARGFGV; encoded by the coding sequence ATGCAAAAGAAATTCGACTGGCTGGGCGTGCTGATCGCAGCCGCCCTTGCCCTTGTCATCGTGCTGCCGCTGCTGGTGGTGGCGATCTGGGCCTTTACCGAGGTTTGGCGCTACCCCTCGTTGTTGCCGCAGCAATGGGGCACGCGGTTCTGGGGCCAAACGCTGGCCCGCGCCGATGTGTGGGAGGCGATCTGGCTTTCGATCCGGCTGTCGCTGACGGTCACCCTCCTGTCTGCCGTTATCTGCCTGCCTGCTGCCTATGCCTTTGCGCGGATGAATTTTCCGGGCAAGAACATCTTCTTCCTGTCGTTTCTGGCCAGCCACGCTTTTCCCAAATTCGGGTTGTTGGTGGCGATTGCCGGGATCTTCCTTGGGCTGGGGCTGGTGTCCAATTTCTGGGGCGTGGTGCTGATCCAGCTGGTGGGCACGCTGATGATGATGATCTGGATTCCCGTCGCGGCCTTTCAGAACATCGACCGCCGGATGGAGGAAGCCGCCCGTGACGCCGGCGCAGGGCCTTTGCGGGTCTTCCTGCAGATCAGCCTGCCGCAGGCGGCGCCCACGATTTTTGCCGCGCTGCTGCTGACCTTCGTCGGCACGTTTTATGAAACCGAAGGGGCGTGGCTGATCGGCGCGCCGCAGATCCGCACCATGCCGGTGCTGATGATCACCTTCATCAATAACCAGATCGTTGTCCAATACGGGGCCGTTTTGTCGGTGCTGCTGTGGATCCCCAGCTTTGTTGCCTTGCTGTTTGCGCGGCGGTTGGTGGGTTCGTCCAGCTTTGCCCGTGGCTTTGGTGTGTAA
- a CDS encoding ABC transporter permease: MSAADIKAAKTHGKRNGRGLVGLLLVAVPVGLLAWLIIFPIFNALWRTMVVDGHLALDTYAFFFTDAYSLKNLWLTLWVTAVCAALLMAICLPIALYLRFAKSRVASIVQGLTLFPLFVPSVILAYALIRTIGPNGAVDILLVNMGLPKIHSPYLTPMGPIIGLVWDNIPLTVLLLVAGLGAVSDNAVDAARDAGAGKLAVFHHVILPQIGNSILVVLSFTVLGIFSAFTFPYVLGPASPEMMGPFMQRTFSQVLDTRMAMTQAVVTFAICAVFGAFYVRSIARGQKERR; the protein is encoded by the coding sequence ATGAGCGCGGCGGACATCAAGGCCGCCAAGACCCACGGAAAACGCAACGGAAGGGGGCTGGTCGGCCTCCTTCTTGTTGCCGTTCCGGTGGGGCTTTTGGCGTGGCTGATTATTTTCCCCATCTTCAATGCCTTATGGCGGACGATGGTGGTCGACGGGCATCTGGCGCTGGACACCTATGCCTTTTTCTTTACCGATGCCTATAGTTTGAAAAACCTGTGGCTGACGCTGTGGGTCACGGCGGTTTGTGCGGCGCTGCTGATGGCGATCTGCCTGCCGATCGCACTGTATTTGCGCTTTGCCAAAAGCCGCGTTGCCAGCATCGTGCAGGGGCTGACGCTGTTTCCGCTGTTCGTTCCTTCGGTCATTCTGGCCTATGCGCTGATCCGCACGATCGGGCCCAATGGCGCTGTGGATATTCTGCTGGTGAATATGGGGCTGCCCAAAATCCACTCGCCTTACCTGACGCCGATGGGGCCGATTATCGGGTTGGTGTGGGACAATATTCCGCTGACGGTGCTGCTGCTGGTCGCAGGACTTGGCGCGGTGTCCGATAACGCGGTCGATGCGGCGCGCGATGCGGGCGCGGGCAAGCTGGCGGTGTTTCACCATGTGATCCTGCCCCAGATCGGCAATTCGATTCTGGTGGTGCTGTCGTTTACCGTGCTGGGCATCTTTTCGGCCTTCACCTTCCCCTATGTGCTGGGGCCGGCCAGCCCCGAAATGATGGGCCCGTTCATGCAGCGCACCTTTAGCCAAGTGCTGGATACGCGCATGGCGATGACGCAGGCGGTGGTCACCTTTGCGATTTGTGCCGTCTTTGGCGCCTTTTACGTGCGATCCATCGCGCGCGGCCAAAAGGAGCGCCGCTGA
- a CDS encoding extracellular solute-binding protein, with protein MDRRSFLLRSAAVGAAAALPRFALAADGTLYMYSSSDSNIVDFWTNVIVPRFNATNPGVALRVVDAGDNAGLRAIGERALAALPTGADPQAEMFESFRPEELTGTVEAGLWVDLSQAGLSNWSRVNPAALESNYSMPYRGSQVLLAYDATRLNPADAPKSWDELTAWIKANPGQFIYNRPDKGGSGGNFVRRAIHEANGRDPGAFTVENYSDAFAAEALGKAWDILNDIAPALYERGSYSAGNTQSIQLLAQGVVTMTPVWSDQVLSAIGQGVLPETTGLVQLQDLALCGGFSRAVVLANGVQKEAALKLADFLLTEDIQSAVLTELGGFPGVSWDYVDPALREQFKDVIPTSIPTFPGGAWESAINDGWYRAVAPNVARD; from the coding sequence ATGGATCGCCGTTCTTTCCTGCTTCGCTCGGCTGCCGTTGGTGCAGCGGCTGCGCTGCCCCGTTTCGCGCTGGCTGCGGACGGGACGCTTTACATGTATTCCAGCTCGGATTCGAATATCGTCGACTTCTGGACGAATGTGATCGTGCCGCGCTTTAATGCGACCAACCCCGGCGTTGCGCTGCGTGTGGTGGATGCGGGCGACAACGCTGGTCTGCGCGCTATTGGCGAGCGGGCGCTGGCCGCGCTGCCCACCGGCGCCGACCCGCAAGCCGAAATGTTCGAATCCTTCCGCCCCGAGGAACTGACCGGCACCGTCGAGGCTGGCCTTTGGGTCGACCTGTCGCAGGCGGGCCTGTCGAACTGGTCGCGTGTGAACCCCGCCGCGCTGGAATCGAATTATTCGATGCCTTATCGCGGTAGCCAAGTGCTGTTGGCCTATGATGCCACCCGCCTGAATCCCGCCGATGCGCCCAAAAGCTGGGACGAGTTGACGGCGTGGATCAAGGCGAACCCCGGTCAATTCATCTATAACCGCCCCGACAAGGGTGGCTCGGGCGGTAACTTTGTGCGCCGCGCCATTCACGAGGCGAACGGCCGCGACCCCGGAGCCTTCACTGTCGAGAATTATTCGGACGCTTTCGCCGCCGAGGCGCTGGGCAAAGCGTGGGACATTCTGAACGACATCGCCCCCGCGCTGTATGAACGCGGCAGCTATTCGGCGGGCAACACCCAGTCGATCCAGCTGCTGGCCCAAGGCGTTGTGACGATGACTCCCGTTTGGTCGGACCAAGTGCTGTCGGCCATCGGCCAGGGCGTGCTGCCTGAGACGACCGGCCTTGTGCAATTGCAGGATCTGGCGCTGTGCGGCGGTTTCTCGCGTGCGGTGGTGCTGGCCAATGGCGTGCAAAAAGAAGCTGCGCTGAAACTGGCCGACTTCCTGCTGACCGAAGACATCCAGTCGGCCGTGTTGACCGAACTGGGCGGTTTCCCCGGTGTTAGCTGGGATTACGTCGATCCGGCGCTGCGCGAGCAGTTCAAGGACGTCATCCCGACCTCGATCCCGACATTCCCGGGCGGGGCGTGGGAATCGGCGATCAACGATGGCTGGTATCGCGCCGTCGCACCGAACGTGGCCCGCGACTGA
- a CDS encoding MFS transporter produces the protein MGATMASPLFPLYEAGWGLLHAQTTLIYVIYMLGVLASFLFFARLSDSIGAVTVLRLASGLMLLGLIASAGAALLPVGGLWVLFTGRFLIGVASGMISTAAAMGMAQLEPQGIRHAPFVTSVTTMAGFGLGPLVCGLIAQFAPWPLITPYVVVLVPVMAILAGLLRLKPPARPRRPVSLLPQLGWPAQSGLLLVGSFAVFAAYALFSLLASLAPSFLGDVLPWRGPGVSGTVVGSVLFLSAGVQIIARKLPTGRTLPLALGLMGCGALLLIPSMLFNAAAAFLLADVLIGLGHGLSFMSGIRIVHAMTGDEDRAGVLASFLSISYLGAIFPTLAVGYLADISGLGTAVISFGAAAALLCVALALLQRRLR, from the coding sequence ATGGGCGCCACAATGGCCAGCCCGCTCTTTCCATTATACGAGGCCGGCTGGGGCCTGCTGCACGCGCAGACCACGCTGATCTACGTGATCTATATGCTGGGCGTGTTGGCGTCGTTTCTGTTTTTTGCCCGCCTCAGCGACAGCATCGGCGCGGTAACAGTGCTGCGCCTTGCCAGCGGGCTGATGCTGCTGGGGCTGATCGCATCAGCCGGTGCGGCCCTCCTGCCGGTGGGCGGGCTATGGGTTTTGTTCACGGGGCGCTTTTTGATCGGCGTTGCCTCGGGGATGATCTCGACCGCCGCGGCTATGGGCATGGCCCAGTTAGAGCCACAGGGCATTCGGCACGCGCCCTTTGTGACGTCGGTCACAACGATGGCGGGGTTCGGGCTTGGCCCGCTGGTGTGCGGGTTGATCGCCCAATTCGCACCATGGCCGCTGATCACGCCCTATGTGGTCGTATTGGTGCCGGTGATGGCCATTCTGGCAGGGCTGCTGCGCCTGAAACCGCCCGCGCGGCCACGGCGGCCGGTCTCGCTGCTTCCGCAACTGGGGTGGCCCGCGCAAAGCGGCCTGTTGCTGGTCGGATCTTTCGCCGTATTCGCCGCCTACGCGCTGTTCAGCCTGCTGGCATCGCTTGCGCCATCGTTTCTGGGCGATGTGCTGCCGTGGCGCGGGCCAGGGGTATCGGGCACGGTCGTGGGGTCGGTGCTATTCCTGTCGGCGGGGGTGCAGATCATCGCGCGCAAACTGCCGACGGGCCGCACACTGCCGCTGGCGCTGGGCCTGATGGGCTGCGGGGCGCTGCTGCTGATCCCTTCGATGCTGTTCAACGCGGCGGCGGCCTTCCTTCTTGCCGATGTTCTGATCGGCCTTGGGCACGGGCTGTCGTTTATGTCGGGCATCCGCATCGTGCACGCGATGACGGGCGACGAAGACCGCGCAGGCGTACTGGCAAGCTTCCTCAGCATATCGTACCTCGGGGCGATTTTCCCGACGCTGGCGGTGGGGTATCTGGCCGACATCAGCGGCCTCGGCACGGCTGTGATCAGCTTTGGCGCGGCGGCGGCCCTGCTGTGCGTGGCGCTTGCCCTGCTGCAGCGACGCCTGCGCTAG
- a CDS encoding ThuA domain-containing protein — protein MTLKSLSKLAIAGTMALGCTLVGQAANAQNGAVCQGLDPACYNDWGGRDPATNGYSVLIYSRVAEGSNPHANTPYGIARLTDLLESADIKVTATSEVTDVQGARQLRAYDAVIFFNTQRDVLDSAAMMALRIYMESGGGFVGIHNAFGTMYNWEWYRGLLGNTQLFDHGPNQPGTVNVITAGDASTRDLQPSFTVTDEFYNIWPDPQMGGNIRVLLASDDSTRERGTQGYNGHPGTYEGLHPVSWCHYYDGGRAFLTVLGHTEEIFDDANFRAHILGGVESAMGRQPFCQGE, from the coding sequence ATGACATTGAAAAGCCTTTCGAAACTGGCGATTGCCGGAACAATGGCGCTTGGCTGCACGCTTGTCGGGCAGGCCGCAAACGCACAGAACGGCGCTGTGTGCCAAGGCCTCGACCCCGCCTGCTACAATGACTGGGGCGGGCGCGATCCGGCGACAAACGGGTATAGCGTGCTGATCTACAGCCGCGTGGCCGAGGGCAGCAACCCGCACGCCAACACGCCCTACGGCATCGCCCGACTGACCGACCTGCTGGAGAGCGCCGACATCAAAGTCACCGCCACCAGCGAGGTGACCGACGTGCAGGGCGCGCGCCAACTGCGGGCCTATGACGCGGTGATCTTCTTCAATACCCAACGCGATGTTCTGGACAGCGCGGCGATGATGGCGCTGCGCATCTATATGGAAAGCGGCGGCGGGTTTGTCGGGATCCACAACGCATTCGGCACGATGTACAACTGGGAATGGTATCGCGGCCTGTTGGGCAATACCCAGCTGTTCGACCACGGGCCAAACCAGCCGGGCACCGTGAACGTGATTACCGCAGGCGATGCCTCGACGCGCGACCTGCAGCCTAGCTTCACCGTGACGGACGAGTTCTACAACATCTGGCCCGACCCGCAGATGGGCGGCAATATCCGTGTTCTGCTGGCGTCCGACGATTCCACCCGCGAACGCGGCACACAAGGCTACAACGGCCACCCCGGCACCTACGAAGGCCTGCACCCCGTCAGCTGGTGCCACTATTACGACGGTGGCCGCGCCTTCCTGACAGTCCTTGGCCATACCGAGGAAATCTTCGACGACGCCAACTTCCGCGCGCATATCTTGGGCGGGGTCGAAAGCGCAATGGGCCGCCAGCCCTTCTGTCAGGGCGAATGA
- a CDS encoding substrate-binding periplasmic protein — protein sequence MIRTCAISLAAIAIAGACAAQQPYVAPEFYDARRPDHGQRLPLCVLPGSATAETDRQTATLLAEALLLQPDIVTMQINTDALDSDGIWPDLFVYLIEKCVGMMGAELIAGVPYPDWLTITQPYYTAPFVLVTRDPAIKQLDDLPAGAMVGSPVYTPIDTELAQMIAAGTFGTLRRQPYDDISQVTRFLGEGTMTAAVVWSPYLPELHLPDLHTSANLAPLHLTSRTLGIVLRRQDGALRDMIDQALTALQDDGSLPRP from the coding sequence ATGATCCGAACATGCGCCATAAGCCTTGCGGCTATTGCGATCGCGGGCGCCTGCGCAGCGCAGCAGCCCTATGTGGCACCTGAATTCTACGACGCGCGCCGCCCCGACCATGGGCAGCGCCTGCCCTTGTGCGTCTTGCCCGGCAGCGCCACCGCTGAAACCGACCGCCAAACCGCCACCCTTTTGGCCGAAGCCCTGCTGTTGCAGCCAGACATCGTAACCATGCAGATCAACACCGACGCGCTAGACAGCGACGGCATCTGGCCAGACCTGTTCGTCTATCTGATTGAAAAATGCGTCGGCATGATGGGGGCCGAGCTGATCGCCGGCGTGCCCTACCCCGATTGGCTGACCATCACGCAGCCCTATTATACCGCGCCTTTCGTGCTGGTAACGCGCGACCCCGCCATCAAGCAACTGGACGACCTACCCGCAGGCGCGATGGTGGGCAGCCCCGTCTACACCCCGATCGATACCGAACTGGCGCAGATGATCGCGGCGGGCACCTTTGGCACGCTGCGCCGCCAGCCCTATGACGACATTTCCCAAGTCACCCGTTTCTTGGGCGAGGGCACGATGACCGCCGCGGTCGTCTGGTCGCCCTACCTGCCCGAATTGCACCTGCCCGACCTGCACACCAGCGCCAATCTGGCACCGCTGCACCTGACCAGCCGCACCCTTGGCATCGTGCTGCGCCGCCAAGATGGCGCGCTGCGCGACATGATCGACCAAGCCCTCACCGCCTTGCAAGACGACGGGTCTCTGCCCCGCCCCTAG
- a CDS encoding pyrroloquinoline quinone-dependent dehydrogenase, giving the protein MKQHLSRIAALGLGVSSLIALPAWAEIANYTPITEETLRAPADGDWLQWRNTDNGWGYSPLAQITPENASQLQLAWGWAMEPGQQETAPLIYNGVMFLANPGGVVQALNAATGDLLWEFRREFPDTVRPGAITRGLAAFGDNIYYAAPDASIIALDARTGQVAWETRVARPEDGAYFTAAPIVAEGVVVAGYQGCWRFREEKCAVVGLDAATGEEKWRVVTIEDEAEGDTWGGTPYLMRAGGDIWTSGTYDAEHGLVLIGISQAKPWARASRGHDGATLYTDSVLAIDPTSGNVEWYRQYIPGDSNDNDEAFEHMMIDFDGEQRYVNMGKLGVLWQGSLEDGTPIAAYDLGWQNQIDIADGAFVDYRPGMVAEVNTPIAMCPSLAGLRSWRAMAFSPETRAVYIPISMTCDAGMIYREVEMVPGGGGNGQAGSTRIMRPESPDNMGRFVAMNVDTGEIMWQHIMRSPANTSTLTTAGGVVFGGDWDRNLFAFDEKTGDVLWQTRLPQAAQGYLAAYEVDGRQYIAVPVGVGGASWSTSMPITLLPELRRPSGGNAMLVFALPETVASVQ; this is encoded by the coding sequence ATGAAACAGCATCTCAGCCGCATCGCCGCCCTCGGCCTGGGCGTATCCAGCCTGATCGCGCTGCCCGCATGGGCCGAAATCGCCAACTACACCCCCATCACCGAGGAAACCCTGCGCGCCCCCGCCGATGGCGACTGGCTGCAATGGCGCAATACCGACAATGGCTGGGGCTATTCCCCGCTGGCGCAAATCACCCCTGAAAACGCCAGCCAGCTGCAACTGGCGTGGGGCTGGGCGATGGAGCCTGGCCAACAAGAAACCGCCCCGCTGATCTATAACGGCGTCATGTTTCTGGCGAACCCCGGCGGCGTCGTGCAAGCGCTGAATGCCGCAACGGGCGATCTGCTGTGGGAATTCCGCCGCGAATTCCCCGATACCGTCCGTCCCGGCGCCATCACGCGCGGCCTCGCGGCCTTTGGTGACAACATCTATTACGCGGCCCCCGATGCCAGCATAATCGCGCTGGATGCCCGTACCGGCCAAGTCGCGTGGGAAACCCGCGTTGCGCGCCCCGAGGATGGTGCCTATTTCACCGCCGCCCCGATTGTAGCCGAAGGGGTCGTCGTGGCGGGCTATCAAGGCTGCTGGCGGTTCCGCGAGGAAAAATGCGCTGTCGTCGGCCTTGATGCCGCAACCGGCGAAGAAAAATGGCGCGTCGTCACCATCGAGGATGAGGCCGAAGGCGATACGTGGGGCGGTACCCCCTATCTGATGCGCGCGGGCGGCGATATCTGGACATCGGGCACCTACGACGCTGAACATGGGCTGGTGCTAATCGGGATCTCGCAGGCGAAACCGTGGGCGCGCGCCAGCCGCGGGCACGATGGCGCGACGCTTTATACCGATTCGGTGCTGGCGATCGACCCCACCAGCGGCAATGTCGAATGGTACCGCCAGTACATTCCCGGCGACAGCAACGACAACGACGAAGCCTTCGAACACATGATGATCGATTTCGATGGCGAGCAGCGTTACGTGAACATGGGCAAGCTGGGCGTGTTGTGGCAAGGCAGCCTTGAAGATGGCACCCCGATTGCCGCCTATGATCTGGGCTGGCAGAACCAGATCGACATCGCCGACGGCGCTTTCGTCGATTACCGTCCCGGTATGGTGGCCGAGGTGAACACCCCGATTGCCATGTGTCCCAGCCTCGCTGGCCTGCGGAGCTGGCGTGCCATGGCCTTCAGCCCCGAAACGCGGGCGGTCTACATTCCCATCAGCATGACCTGCGACGCGGGTATGATCTACCGCGAGGTCGAGATGGTTCCGGGCGGTGGCGGCAACGGCCAAGCTGGCAGCACCCGCATCATGCGCCCCGAAAGCCCCGACAACATGGGCCGCTTTGTCGCAATGAATGTCGATACAGGCGAAATCATGTGGCAGCACATCATGCGCTCGCCCGCCAACACCTCGACGCTGACGACGGCGGGCGGTGTGGTCTTTGGCGGCGACTGGGACCGCAACCTGTTCGCGTTTGATGAAAAGACCGGCGATGTCTTGTGGCAAACGCGCCTTCCCCAAGCAGCCCAAGGCTATCTTGCCGCGTACGAGGTGGACGGACGCCAGTATATCGCGGTGCCGGTCGGCGTGGGCGGCGCGTCGTGGTCGACCAGCATGCCGATCACGCTGCTGCCGGAACTGCGGCGCCCCTCGGGCGGGAATGCAATGCTGGTCTTTGCACTTCCCGAAACGGTCGCATCGGTGCAGTAA
- a CDS encoding ABC transporter substrate-binding protein: MKYLLQVTAAVALCAGVAHADVIKVGVVGPFSGGAALQGRNFQAGIEAYFALHGKTVGEHEIEVIYRDLPAADPGQSAALTQELIVGEGVQYLAGYYYTPDAMAAAPILEEANVPMVIFNAATSAIVNASPLVVRTSFTTFQTSTPMATVARERGISKAITVVSDYGPGIDAETAFVRAFGAAGGETVQSVRMPMTTVDFSPIMQRIKDSGAEAVFAFLPAGPQTLGFMTAFVENGLKDAGVQLLAPGDLTQESDLPVLGPNAAGMLTTFHYAVSHNSPENIAFIEAASNWLGNPDELSFPAVGAYDGMTVIARMIEATDGRQDAAAAVEAVKGMEWISPRGPVSINPENRHLTQNIYLREVAEVEGKWINHELQVFENQGDPGWVAP, encoded by the coding sequence ATGAAGTACCTATTGCAGGTAACGGCAGCTGTTGCGCTATGCGCGGGCGTCGCCCATGCCGATGTGATCAAGGTCGGCGTCGTCGGCCCGTTTTCGGGAGGGGCCGCGCTGCAAGGGCGCAATTTTCAGGCGGGGATCGAGGCCTATTTCGCGCTGCACGGCAAAACCGTCGGCGAGCACGAGATCGAGGTGATCTACCGCGACCTGCCCGCTGCCGACCCCGGCCAATCCGCCGCCCTTACGCAAGAACTGATCGTCGGCGAGGGTGTGCAGTATCTTGCGGGCTACTATTACACCCCCGATGCCATGGCCGCCGCCCCGATTCTGGAGGAAGCCAATGTGCCGATGGTCATCTTCAACGCGGCGACATCGGCCATTGTGAATGCCAGCCCGCTGGTGGTGCGCACATCGTTCACCACGTTCCAAACATCCACCCCGATGGCCACCGTCGCGCGCGAGCGGGGCATTTCCAAGGCGATCACGGTGGTCAGCGACTACGGCCCCGGCATTGACGCCGAAACTGCATTCGTGCGCGCCTTTGGTGCAGCGGGCGGCGAGACTGTGCAGTCGGTGCGCATGCCCATGACCACCGTCGATTTCAGCCCCATCATGCAGCGGATCAAAGATTCGGGCGCCGAGGCTGTCTTCGCCTTCCTTCCCGCCGGCCCGCAAACGCTGGGCTTTATGACGGCTTTCGTTGAAAACGGCCTGAAAGATGCGGGTGTCCAACTGCTGGCCCCGGGCGATCTGACGCAGGAATCCGACCTGCCGGTGCTGGGCCCGAATGCGGCGGGCATGCTGACAACGTTCCATTACGCCGTCAGCCACAACTCGCCCGAAAACATCGCCTTTATCGAGGCAGCCAGCAACTGGCTAGGCAACCCCGACGAGCTGAGCTTCCCCGCTGTCGGCGCCTATGACGGCATGACCGTCATCGCCCGCATGATTGAGGCGACCGATGGTCGCCAAGACGCCGCCGCCGCTGTCGAGGCCGTGAAAGGCATGGAGTGGATCAGCCCGCGCGGGCCGGTGTCGATCAACCCCGAAAACCGCCACCTGACGCAGAACATCTATCTGCGCGAAGTGGCCGAGGTCGAGGGCAAGTGGATCAACCACGAACTGCAGGTCTTCGAAAACCAAGGCGATCCGGGCTGGGTTGCCCCCTAA